A portion of the Scylla paramamosain isolate STU-SP2022 chromosome 2, ASM3559412v1, whole genome shotgun sequence genome contains these proteins:
- the LOC135109372 gene encoding protein inturned-like isoform X1: protein MEGHVAHFDSDRGSYSGSSSGHSGESYGYEDAEWLKHVEPDGSLLYVESYVSSTVREKQAQALKAAGTSERKPAFSLPSKDIKKQNKLLGLLKRRPSVRVKGSPRIGLSGEVGGKGGAELSPAPKVTFRDNPSGEVRKVKLQVYEGGNNLGRRASLCETVLGLVPGRFSEPPDSRVMVAGLVPGSQALRNGAIKIGDWLKEVDGAEITWDNLDEVLAELQIPSLITMSVQKCASETLPDETGSDHKRVTQTQLVKVVTGMGGSSSPSTHLQELPHTLLYLSLVGVSEDSPDGADIRYQFPNWSNKLVKVRGMFITAAHTVQEVAGTPALCSTVCVDGEYYHVAYTREHNDVLLLALPHAYVSSHDIVGLMEQISTLIKFEFGTLVKGAGSSRHKGYLDHLMSHILGTVLGQGSQDGMTSSKEELRLNPYLPMVPVTPQSYVMAYPCWLILHDHEETKLQIDNCLSELESGDFGDEDTDCEDSLSLYNIIGSCLFYKGLLVASHLSPEEMRLVWLFTSHHGLLSLTAQESVSQLVGWRRVYLPVESSQDASSPGVHYLLLSAMNHCLLGVLLETGNITDMLDEDAGPDPFLVDQIEASLYHLHALHINTTCEESLTNGGIETISADDRFGKGTPSKKPKDRTDVVEGGLRLPDVPSILKQKSSAPLEPVLYMGEHGGNEWEEEASEDSIAHSSQDSSLAAEEDGREDEPDDDSESDWRIFKPTENRGLHQYDFEMKARPSKAPTSPIRVTCGKESVLFHLVQLEVGEGVLIQAHNSTPNTSPSSPPSHTTAPLHAQILHNFQTTCGHIHHVLQAAVRCKDACGGYQGSSALNTIKEHGVLFTYSPPTTDGGKRRAQTFSYWVVGRLLAAPYQREVYVCYHESVPQNLLEMAFRVSLGCVV, encoded by the exons ATGGAAGGACATGTGGCACACTTTGACTCAGACAGGGGCAGCTACTCAGGATCTTCATCAGGCCACTCAGGGGAATCTTATGG CTATGAGGATGCAGAATGGCTGAAGCATGTGGAACCAGATGGATCATTGCTCTATGTGGAGTCATATGTGTCAAGCACTGTACGGGAAAAGCAAGCACAAGCACTGAAGGCTGCTGGCACATCAGAAAGGAAGcctgctttctctcttccttcaaaagatataaaaaaacaga ACAAACTGCTGGGGCTGTTGAAGAGACGTCCCAGTGTTCGAGTGAAAGGCAGTCCCCGGATTGGACTTAGTGGGGAGGTTGGTGGCAAAGGTGGAGCTGAGCTATCCCCTGCCCCTAAAGTGACTTTCAGGGACAATCCAAGTGGAGAAGTGAGGAAGGTTAAGCTTCAA GTTTATGAAGGTGGAAACAACCTTGGGCGACGGGCCAGCCTTTGTGAAACTGTGCTTGGCCTGGTACCAGGGAGGTTTAGTGAACCTCCTGACTCAAGAGTGATGGTGGCAGGACTGGTGCCTGGGTCACAGGCCCTCAGAAATGGTGCAATCAAAATTG GTGACTGGCTGAAGGAGGTGGATGGAGCAGAGATCACATGGGACAACTTGGATGAGGTGTTGGCTGAGCTGCAG ATTCCATCTCTGATCACCATGTCAGTTCAGAAGTGTGCCTCAGAAACTCTCCCTGATGAAACAGGGAGTGATCACAAG AGGGTGACTCAAACCCAGTTGGTGAAAGTTGTGACAGGAATGGGGGGAAGCAGCTCCCCTTCCACACACCTTCAGGAGCTCCCACACACTCTCTTGTATCTCAGCCTTGTTGGAGTTTCTGAGGACTCCCCAGATGGTGCTGATATTAG ATACCAGTTTCCCAACTGGAGCAACAAGCTGGTGAAGGTACGAGGAATGTTTATTACTGCAGCCCACACTGTGCAGGAAGTTGCTGGTACACCTGCCCTTTG TTCAacagtgtgtgtggatggagaGTACTACCATGTGGCCTATACCAGAGAACACAATGATGTCCTTCTTCTGGCTTTACCACATGCCta TGTGTCTAGCCATGATATAGTGGGTCTCATGGAGCAGATTTCTACCTTAATCAAGTTTGAATTTGGAACTTTAGTCAA GGGTGCTGGTTCCTCTAGACACAAAGGATATCTTGACCATTTGATGAGTCATATCCTAGGAACAGTGTTAGGCCAAGGCTCGCAAGATGGCATGACTTCATCCAAGGAAGAGCTACGACTCAATCCTTATCTTCCCATGGTCCCAGTGACTCCCCAAAGCTATGTAATGGCATATCCATGCTGGTTGATCCTACATGACCATGAAGAAACAAAG cttcagATTGACAACTGCCTCAGTGAACTTGAATCTGGAGATTTTGGAGATGAG GACACAGATTGTGAagattctctctccctctacaaCATTATAGGATCCTGTCTTTTCTACAAG GGTCTTTTGGTGGCATCACACTTGTCTCCTGAGGAGATGCGCCTCGTGTGGCTCTTTACTTCCCACCATGGACTGCTCTCCCTCACAGCTCAGGAATCTGTGAGTCAGCTGGTGGGATGGAGGCGTGTATATCTTCCAGTAGAATCCAGCCAGGATGCCTCCTCCCCAGGTGTTCACTACCTGCTGCTGTCTGCCATG AATCATTGCTTGCTAGGTGTGCTTCTGGAGACTGGGAACATTACAGATAT GCTTGACGAAGATGCTGGGCCAGACCCTTTCTTAGTTGACCAGATAGAGGCCTCACTGTACCATCTTCATGCACTTCACATCAATACTACTTGTGAGGAGAG CCTGACCAATGGTGGGATTGAGACTATCTCTGCTGACGACAGATTTGGAAAGGGGACTCCTAGCAAGAAGCCTAAGGATAGGACAGATGTTGTTGAAG GTGGACTACGACTGCCAGATGTACCTTCTATTCTCAAGCAAAAGTCCTCGGCACCACTTGAGCCTGTGCTGTACATGGGAGAGCATGGTGGGAatgagtgggaggaagaagccAGTGAGGACTCCATTGCTCATAGTTCTCAGGATTCCTCCCTTGCTGCagaagaggatgggagagaagatgaaCCAGATGATGATTCAGAATCTGACTGGAGAATATTTAAG CCCACAGAGAATAGAGGGCTCCATCAGTATGACTTTGAGATGAAGGCACGGCCCTCTAAAGCTCCAACCTCTCCCATAAG AGTAACATGTGGGAAAgaaagtgttttgtttcatCTGGTGCAACTAGAGGTTGGAGAGGGAGTGTTGATCCAAGCTCACAACTCCACTCCCaacacttctccctcctcaccaCCCAGCCACACCACTGCACCTCTACATGCACAAATCCTTCACAACTTTCAAACAACTTGTGGACATATTCATCATGTACTGCAAGCAGCTGTTCGTTGCAAG GATGCATGTGGAGGGTACCAGGGAAGCTCAGCACTCAACACCATCAAGGAGCATGGGGTTCTGTTTACATACTCCCCACCCACAACTGATGGTGGTAAAAGACGAGCACAGACCTTCTCTTACTGGGTAGTTGG GCGTCTACTGGCAGCCCCTTATCAGCGAGAGGTTTATGTCTGCTATCATGAATCAGTGCCACAAAACCTCCTAGAAATGGCCTTCAGGGTATCACTTGGCTGTGTGGTGTAA
- the LOC135109372 gene encoding protein inturned-like isoform X2 has product MVAGLVPGSQALRNGAIKIGDWLKEVDGAEITWDNLDEVLAELQIPSLITMSVQKCASETLPDETGSDHKRVTQTQLVKVVTGMGGSSSPSTHLQELPHTLLYLSLVGVSEDSPDGADIRYQFPNWSNKLVKVRGMFITAAHTVQEVAGTPALCSTVCVDGEYYHVAYTREHNDVLLLALPHAYVSSHDIVGLMEQISTLIKFEFGTLVKGAGSSRHKGYLDHLMSHILGTVLGQGSQDGMTSSKEELRLNPYLPMVPVTPQSYVMAYPCWLILHDHEETKLQIDNCLSELESGDFGDEDTDCEDSLSLYNIIGSCLFYKGLLVASHLSPEEMRLVWLFTSHHGLLSLTAQESVSQLVGWRRVYLPVESSQDASSPGVHYLLLSAMNHCLLGVLLETGNITDMLDEDAGPDPFLVDQIEASLYHLHALHINTTCEESLTNGGIETISADDRFGKGTPSKKPKDRTDVVEGGLRLPDVPSILKQKSSAPLEPVLYMGEHGGNEWEEEASEDSIAHSSQDSSLAAEEDGREDEPDDDSESDWRIFKPTENRGLHQYDFEMKARPSKAPTSPIRVTCGKESVLFHLVQLEVGEGVLIQAHNSTPNTSPSSPPSHTTAPLHAQILHNFQTTCGHIHHVLQAAVRCKDACGGYQGSSALNTIKEHGVLFTYSPPTTDGGKRRAQTFSYWVVGRLLAAPYQREVYVCYHESVPQNLLEMAFRVSLGCVV; this is encoded by the exons ATGGTGGCAGGACTGGTGCCTGGGTCACAGGCCCTCAGAAATGGTGCAATCAAAATTG GTGACTGGCTGAAGGAGGTGGATGGAGCAGAGATCACATGGGACAACTTGGATGAGGTGTTGGCTGAGCTGCAG ATTCCATCTCTGATCACCATGTCAGTTCAGAAGTGTGCCTCAGAAACTCTCCCTGATGAAACAGGGAGTGATCACAAG AGGGTGACTCAAACCCAGTTGGTGAAAGTTGTGACAGGAATGGGGGGAAGCAGCTCCCCTTCCACACACCTTCAGGAGCTCCCACACACTCTCTTGTATCTCAGCCTTGTTGGAGTTTCTGAGGACTCCCCAGATGGTGCTGATATTAG ATACCAGTTTCCCAACTGGAGCAACAAGCTGGTGAAGGTACGAGGAATGTTTATTACTGCAGCCCACACTGTGCAGGAAGTTGCTGGTACACCTGCCCTTTG TTCAacagtgtgtgtggatggagaGTACTACCATGTGGCCTATACCAGAGAACACAATGATGTCCTTCTTCTGGCTTTACCACATGCCta TGTGTCTAGCCATGATATAGTGGGTCTCATGGAGCAGATTTCTACCTTAATCAAGTTTGAATTTGGAACTTTAGTCAA GGGTGCTGGTTCCTCTAGACACAAAGGATATCTTGACCATTTGATGAGTCATATCCTAGGAACAGTGTTAGGCCAAGGCTCGCAAGATGGCATGACTTCATCCAAGGAAGAGCTACGACTCAATCCTTATCTTCCCATGGTCCCAGTGACTCCCCAAAGCTATGTAATGGCATATCCATGCTGGTTGATCCTACATGACCATGAAGAAACAAAG cttcagATTGACAACTGCCTCAGTGAACTTGAATCTGGAGATTTTGGAGATGAG GACACAGATTGTGAagattctctctccctctacaaCATTATAGGATCCTGTCTTTTCTACAAG GGTCTTTTGGTGGCATCACACTTGTCTCCTGAGGAGATGCGCCTCGTGTGGCTCTTTACTTCCCACCATGGACTGCTCTCCCTCACAGCTCAGGAATCTGTGAGTCAGCTGGTGGGATGGAGGCGTGTATATCTTCCAGTAGAATCCAGCCAGGATGCCTCCTCCCCAGGTGTTCACTACCTGCTGCTGTCTGCCATG AATCATTGCTTGCTAGGTGTGCTTCTGGAGACTGGGAACATTACAGATAT GCTTGACGAAGATGCTGGGCCAGACCCTTTCTTAGTTGACCAGATAGAGGCCTCACTGTACCATCTTCATGCACTTCACATCAATACTACTTGTGAGGAGAG CCTGACCAATGGTGGGATTGAGACTATCTCTGCTGACGACAGATTTGGAAAGGGGACTCCTAGCAAGAAGCCTAAGGATAGGACAGATGTTGTTGAAG GTGGACTACGACTGCCAGATGTACCTTCTATTCTCAAGCAAAAGTCCTCGGCACCACTTGAGCCTGTGCTGTACATGGGAGAGCATGGTGGGAatgagtgggaggaagaagccAGTGAGGACTCCATTGCTCATAGTTCTCAGGATTCCTCCCTTGCTGCagaagaggatgggagagaagatgaaCCAGATGATGATTCAGAATCTGACTGGAGAATATTTAAG CCCACAGAGAATAGAGGGCTCCATCAGTATGACTTTGAGATGAAGGCACGGCCCTCTAAAGCTCCAACCTCTCCCATAAG AGTAACATGTGGGAAAgaaagtgttttgtttcatCTGGTGCAACTAGAGGTTGGAGAGGGAGTGTTGATCCAAGCTCACAACTCCACTCCCaacacttctccctcctcaccaCCCAGCCACACCACTGCACCTCTACATGCACAAATCCTTCACAACTTTCAAACAACTTGTGGACATATTCATCATGTACTGCAAGCAGCTGTTCGTTGCAAG GATGCATGTGGAGGGTACCAGGGAAGCTCAGCACTCAACACCATCAAGGAGCATGGGGTTCTGTTTACATACTCCCCACCCACAACTGATGGTGGTAAAAGACGAGCACAGACCTTCTCTTACTGGGTAGTTGG GCGTCTACTGGCAGCCCCTTATCAGCGAGAGGTTTATGTCTGCTATCATGAATCAGTGCCACAAAACCTCCTAGAAATGGCCTTCAGGGTATCACTTGGCTGTGTGGTGTAA